A single genomic interval of Cucumis sativus cultivar 9930 chromosome 5, Cucumber_9930_V3, whole genome shotgun sequence harbors:
- the LOC101217510 gene encoding U-box domain-containing protein 44, whose protein sequence is MKEMENRTFSEVVSEIIASTDELASISKNSETENEMFTELALVLEKIPPIFNDLRDYDKIVDTPTIRKAVESLEKEIKRAKCSIKVHNQKVKHVESIAHDLGRSLGLVLFATVEVSTQFKTKIGELHKELMNMKFDENCSPTSTSSRTTEFICDLRVEEIEEERTSVKACDIALHLKYGNDDEFKLAVAGLKDLIQNKNVDDGWLNEEGIVSILLNRLGSNKSVNRPLIIQVLRYLVWNNPASKEMMADVGPLSTLVKSLAGDEEERREVVGLLLELCDFVNVRRRLGRIQGCIVMLVSILKGDDQIASYDARKLLNVLSGNTQNVLYMAEAGYFKPMVQHLIEGSDMNKILMATGLSRMEHTEQSKASLGEEGVIEPLVQMFRTEKLEAKLSALSALQSLSGLKENVQRLISSGIVVSLLQLLFSVTSVLMTLREPAAAILAKISESESILTNYDVALQMLSLLNLSSPIIQNHLLQALNNIAANPSALEVRKKMVESGAIQLLFPFLMEDNTKVKSGALKLLYTLSKDAPEELEESHISLILNIISSTDCKSERVFAVGILSNVPVTQKKITDLLRKANLVPILISIMNSSSANSDIFASLSSESVAGLLVRFTNPFDRKLQLHSVEQGVIPLLVKLLSSESPVAQSKAAISLAQLSQNSLSLSKSRTSRWLCVPPSKDSICEVHGRQCLTKRTFCLVKADAIRPMIEILEGKESEVDEAVLSALTTLLEDEICDNGSNYVVKMSGVEAILKVLGSGHIDAQQKALWILERIFRIEEHRVKYGETAWSILVDLSQKGDSSLKSTIAKLLVRLELFQFQHSEYL, encoded by the exons ATGAAGGAGATGGAAAACAGAACTTTCTCAGAGGTTGTGTCTGAAATTATAGCATCTACAGATGAGTTAGCTTCCATATCCAAGAATTCAGAAACAGAGAACGAGATGTTCACTGAATTAGCTCttgttttggaaaaaattCCACCAATTTTCAATGATTTGAGAGACTATGACAAGATCGTGGACACCCCAACAATCAGAAAAGCAGTTGAATCTCTTGAGAAGGAGATAAAGCGTGCCAAGTGTTCAATAAAAGTCCACAACCAAAAAGTGAAACATGTTGAATCTATTGCTCATGATCTTGGTCGGTCCTTGGGCCTTGTTTTGTTTGCTACTGTTGAGGTCTCAACGCAATTCAAAACAAAGATTGGAGAGCTTCACAAGGAACTCATGAACATGAAGTTTGATGAGAATTGCAGtccaacttcaacttcaagtCGAACCACAGAGTTCATATGTGATTTGAGAGTGGAGGAGATTGAAGAAGAACGAACTAGCGTTAAAGCTTGTGACATTGCACTGCATCTCAAGTATGGAAATGACGATGAATTCAAGCTTGCAGTTGCTGGGTTGAAAGACTTGATACAGAATAAAAATGTTGATGATGGATGGCTCAATGAAGAGGgaattgtttcaattttgctCAATCGTTTGGGTTCGAACAAATCTGTTAACCGACCACTAATCATTCAAGTACTTAGGTATCTTGTTTGGAACAATCCTGCAAGCAAG GAAATGATGGCAGATGTTGGACCTTTGTCAACATTGGTCAAGTCTTTGGCTGGGGATGAGGAGGAGAGGAGGGAAGTTGTGGGACTGTTATTGGAACTCTGTGATTTTGTTAACGTACGGCGCCGGCTTGGCAGAATTCAGGGTTGTATTGTTATGTTAGTTTCCATTCTCAAAGGGGACGATCAAATTGCTTCCTATGATGCAAGAAAATTGTTGAATGTATTGTCAGGGAACACCCAGAATGTGCTTTATATGGCAGAGGCTGGTTATTTTAAGCCAATGGTGCAGCATTTGATAGAAG GTTCTGACATGAATAAGATCCTTATGGCAACGGGACTTTCAAGGATGGAGCACACTGAACAAAGTAAGGCCTCACTAGGAGAAGAAGGGGTAATTGAACCTCTTGTCCAAATGTTCCGTACTGAAAAACTTGAAGCTAAATTATCAGCATTGAGCGCATTGCAAAGCCTCTCCGGTTTGAAGGAAAATGTCCAACGATTGATTAGTTCTGGGATTGTCGTTTCACTGCTTCAGCTTCTATTCTCTGTAACCTCTGTGCTTATGACTCTACGAGAGCCTGCAGCTGCAATTCTTGCAAAGATTTCTGAATCAGAATCAATCCTGACGAACTACGATGTGGCTCTCCAAATGCTCTCACTTCTGAATTTATCAAGTCCTATAATTCAGAATCACCTCTTGCAAGCACTCAATAACATTGCTGCTAATCCCAGTGCGCTTGAAGTTCGAAAAAAGATGGTGGAGAGTGGTGCAATCCAGCTTCTCTTTCCGTTTTTGATGGAAGATAATACTAAGGTCAAGAGTGGGGCCTTGAAATTGCTTTACACTTTATCGAAAGACGCACCAGAAGAGCTAGAAGAGAGCCACATCAGTCTAATTCTGAATATAATTTCCTCTACTGATTGTAAATCTGAAAGGGTCTTTGCAGTTGGTATACTGAGCAATGTTCCTGtaactcaaaagaaaattactgATTTGCTGAGAAAAGCAAATCTCGTGCCCATCTTGATTTCGATTATGAATTCCAGCTCGGCTAATTCAGATATTTTTGCATCTTTATCATCTGAAAGTGTAGCAGGTTTATTGGTACGGTTTACAAATCCATTCGATAGGAAACTACAACTTCATTCAGTAGAACAAGGGGTGATTCCTTTACTAGTGAAGTTGCTGTCAAGCGAGTCGCCCGTTGCTCAGAGCAAAGCAGCAATTTCACTAGCTCAATTGTCACAGAACTCGCTCTCTCTTAGCAAGTCCCGGACATCAAGGTGGTTATGTGTGCCTCCTTCAAAAGATTCAATTTGTGAAGTTCATGGAAGGCAATGCTTGACAAAAAGAACATTTTGTTTGGTGAAGGCTGATGCAATCCGTCCTATGATCgaaattttggaaggaaaagaaagcgAAGTAGATGAAGCTGTTCTTAGCGCCCTTACCACGCTTTTGGAAGATGAAATTTGTGACAATGGAAGCAACTACGTAGTTAAGATGTCTGGAGTTGAAGCAATCTTAAAAGTTTTAGGTTCAGGCCACATTGATGCTCAACAAAAAGCATTGTGGATATTGGAGAGAATATTCAGAATTGAGGAGCACAGAGTCAAATATGGAGAAACTGCTTGGTCAATACTTGTTGATTTATCCCAAAAAGGCGATTCGAGTTTGAAATCAACCATTGCGAAGCTATTAGTACGGCTCGAGCTATTTCAGTTTCAACATTCTGAGTACCTGTGA